The following are encoded together in the Pedobacter sp. D749 genome:
- the rpsB gene encoding 30S ribosomal protein S2, which yields MARTTYQDLLDAGVHFGHLTRKWNPKMAPYIFMERNGIHIIDLNKTLTKTEEAAAAIKQIVKSGRKVLFVSTKKQAKGIVAEQAKKVNMPFVTERWLGGMLTNFATVRKSIKKMSNIDKMTKDGTYSILSKKERLMIQRERIKLESLLGGIADLNRLPAALFLIDVKKEHIAVTEALKLNIPTFAMVDTNSDPSNIDFPIPANDDATKSISLITDVIIKAIEEGLDERKREKDDEAEKEAVAAKVAADAPEAKEPRGAGEKRPTTKKATAEAEVEAPSSEETKTEE from the coding sequence ATGGCAAGAACAACTTATCAAGACTTATTGGATGCAGGTGTACACTTTGGTCACCTTACCCGTAAATGGAATCCAAAAATGGCTCCTTATATTTTCATGGAGCGTAATGGAATTCACATTATAGATTTAAATAAAACTTTAACTAAAACTGAAGAAGCTGCGGCTGCGATTAAACAAATCGTAAAATCAGGACGTAAAGTATTATTTGTTTCAACAAAAAAACAAGCAAAAGGAATCGTAGCTGAACAAGCTAAAAAAGTAAACATGCCTTTCGTAACTGAACGTTGGTTAGGTGGTATGTTAACTAACTTTGCTACTGTTCGTAAGTCAATCAAAAAGATGTCTAACATCGATAAAATGACTAAAGACGGTACTTATTCGATCTTATCTAAAAAAGAGCGTTTAATGATTCAACGTGAGCGTATTAAATTAGAATCACTTTTAGGTGGTATTGCTGATTTAAACCGTTTACCTGCAGCTTTATTCTTAATTGATGTTAAGAAAGAACATATTGCAGTTACTGAAGCGTTAAAATTAAACATCCCTACTTTTGCGATGGTTGATACTAACTCTGATCCTTCTAACATCGATTTCCCTATCCCGGCGAATGATGATGCTACAAAATCAATCTCTTTAATTACTGATGTAATTATCAAAGCTATTGAAGAAGGTTTAGATGAGCGTAAACGCGAAAAAGATGATGAGGCTGAAAAAGAAGCAGTAGCAGCAAAAGTTGCAGCTGATGCTCCTGAAGCAAAAGAGCCAAGAGGAGCTGGTGAAAAAAGACCAACCACTAAAAAGGCAACTGCTGAAGCGGAAGTTGAAGCTCCTTCATCAGAAGAGACTAAAACAGAAGAATAG
- a CDS encoding MBL fold metallo-hydrolase: MFKRILPAIIFLSIYASNLWAQGTGSSFTIIPLGVKGGDDESNLSSYMITPKGSDKYVCLDAGTINAGIQKAIDFKSLKGNSEEIQRKQIKGYLISHGHLDHLAGLIINSPADTSKNIYGLPSVLNILRDKYFTWDAWANFANEGEKPQLKKYTYFPLIEGNTYPLADTEMKVRAFELSHGKPYKSTAFLINHNDSYVLYLGDTGADEVEKSDKLASLWQNIAPLINAGQLKAIFLEVSFPNEQPDKQLFGHLTPKLFFSEIGKLKSLTDGDTIKKVAFIVTHIKPPQHSAEKIKRQLLTENTLDLNLIFPKQGKLLTIN; encoded by the coding sequence ATGTTCAAAAGAATTCTTCCAGCAATTATCTTTCTATCCATTTATGCCAGTAATTTGTGGGCGCAGGGAACGGGGTCTTCATTTACCATCATTCCGCTTGGTGTAAAAGGCGGCGATGATGAGAGCAATTTATCATCGTACATGATAACACCAAAAGGAAGCGACAAATATGTTTGCCTTGATGCGGGAACCATAAATGCAGGCATACAGAAAGCAATTGATTTTAAATCACTAAAAGGCAATAGCGAAGAAATCCAGCGCAAGCAGATTAAAGGTTATCTGATATCTCATGGACATTTAGACCATTTAGCTGGCCTGATCATCAATTCACCAGCCGATACATCAAAAAACATCTATGGACTGCCTTCGGTGCTGAACATCTTAAGGGATAAATATTTTACCTGGGATGCCTGGGCCAATTTTGCCAACGAAGGTGAAAAACCACAGCTAAAAAAGTATACTTATTTCCCACTAATTGAAGGCAATACTTATCCATTAGCGGACACAGAAATGAAAGTAAGAGCTTTTGAACTGAGTCATGGCAAGCCTTATAAAAGCACTGCTTTTTTGATCAATCACAATGATAGTTATGTATTGTACCTTGGAGATACCGGCGCTGATGAAGTTGAAAAATCAGATAAACTGGCCAGCCTGTGGCAAAATATAGCGCCGCTGATTAATGCCGGCCAGCTAAAAGCCATCTTTTTAGAGGTTTCTTTTCCGAACGAACAGCCAGATAAACAATTATTCGGACACCTTACCCCAAAACTTTTTTTCAGTGAAATTGGCAAACTTAAAAGCTTAACGGATGGTGATACCATTAAAAAAGTTGCTTTCATTGTAACCCATATTAAACCCCCGCAACATAGTGCAGAAAAAATAAAGCGTCAATTACTTACAGAAAATACACTTGATTTAAACTTAATATTTCCTAAGCAAGGAAAACTGTTAACAATTAATTAA
- the rpsI gene encoding 30S ribosomal protein S9 — MSVTNTSGRRKTAVARIYLKDGAGAITVNGKDHKVYFPTLPLQYIVNQSLEVSELTGRYDITVNVQGGGVKGQAEAVRLAIAKAIVELDAEKKPALRAKGLMTRDNRMVERKKPGRAKARKKFQFSKR, encoded by the coding sequence ATGTCAGTTACTAACACTTCAGGAAGAAGAAAAACAGCTGTTGCACGTATCTACTTAAAAGATGGTGCTGGCGCAATTACCGTTAACGGTAAAGATCACAAAGTATATTTCCCAACTTTACCATTACAATATATCGTAAACCAAAGTTTAGAAGTTTCTGAGCTTACTGGCCGTTATGATATTACTGTAAACGTACAAGGCGGTGGAGTAAAAGGACAAGCAGAAGCTGTTCGTTTAGCTATTGCTAAGGCGATTGTTGAACTAGATGCGGAGAAAAAACCTGCTTTACGTGCTAAAGGTTTAATGACACGTGATAACCGTATGGTTGAGCGTAAGAAACCAGGACGTGCTAAAGCTCGTAAGAAATTCCAATTCAGTAAACGTTAA
- the rplM gene encoding 50S ribosomal protein L13, translating to MNTLSYKTVSANAKTVNKQWIVVDAQGEILGRLSSKIAMIIRGKNKPEYTPHVDCGDNVIVINADKVKLTGNKFSEKQYVSYTGYPGGQRFISPKELMAKHPQRVIEKAVRGMLPKTKLGKKLYTNLFVYAGETHPHAAQSPKTIKL from the coding sequence GTGAATACGTTAAGTTACAAAACTGTCTCGGCCAATGCGAAAACTGTTAACAAACAGTGGATTGTTGTTGATGCGCAAGGCGAGATTTTGGGGCGCTTGTCATCGAAGATCGCTATGATCATCCGTGGTAAAAACAAGCCTGAGTACACCCCACACGTAGATTGCGGAGATAACGTTATCGTTATTAATGCAGACAAGGTTAAATTGACAGGAAACAAATTCAGCGAAAAGCAATATGTTTCTTATACTGGTTATCCAGGTGGTCAACGTTTTATTTCTCCTAAAGAGTTAATGGCGAAACACCCTCAACGTGTAATCGAGAAAGCGGTACGTGGTATGTTACCGAAAACTAAATTGGGTAAAAAATTATACACCAATCTTTTTGTGTATGCTGGTGAAACTCACCCTCATGCAGCTCAATCTCCAAAAACCATTAAACTTTAA
- the pnuC gene encoding nicotinamide riboside transporter PnuC, whose amino-acid sequence MSYLEFFAVITGIISVILSAKASVWSWPMGIVNVFLSAFLYYQSQLYPDMFLMVFFFVTNIMGWWRWTNPRPGEEDKNKELKISFMPVRQFLTLLAIGIIGTLLMGTLASQLHNWLPLLFNLPSAYPFIDSFIFVMSVITTFLMIQKRVECWIIWLIIDIVATYLYFLKGIKFMGVEYFIFTIIAAFALWHWIKEYKSYTKTA is encoded by the coding sequence ATGAGCTATTTAGAATTTTTTGCTGTAATTACCGGGATTATTTCCGTTATACTTTCAGCAAAAGCCAGCGTTTGGAGTTGGCCCATGGGTATTGTCAATGTATTTTTATCAGCCTTTCTATATTATCAAAGTCAGCTTTACCCCGATATGTTTTTAATGGTTTTCTTTTTTGTAACCAACATCATGGGCTGGTGGCGATGGACAAATCCAAGGCCTGGAGAAGAAGATAAAAATAAAGAACTCAAAATCAGCTTTATGCCTGTAAGGCAATTTTTAACTTTATTGGCTATTGGCATTATTGGCACATTATTAATGGGTACATTGGCCAGTCAACTTCACAACTGGCTGCCGCTATTATTTAATTTACCCAGCGCTTATCCTTTTATTGATTCATTTATTTTTGTGATGAGTGTGATCACGACTTTTTTAATGATCCAGAAAAGAGTAGAATGCTGGATTATCTGGTTGATTATAGATATTGTAGCCACTTACCTGTACTTTTTGAAAGGCATCAAGTTTATGGGGGTTGAATACTTTATTTTCACCATTATTGCTGCTTTTGCATTGTGGCATTGGATTAAAGAATATAAAAGCTACACTAAAACGGCATGA
- a CDS encoding AAA family ATPase, translating into MKRGLVIGKFMPIHNGHIALINFAASQCDELIVSMSFTPADKIDPVLRFEWIKEIFKNQSDVKPTLIPDDFDDESLPINERTNIWAIRMREIYPKIDILFSSEFYGEPFASNLQAEHILFDEPRKSIPVSATLIRNHPFQYWEFIPKEVRPYFVKKICFYGPESTGKSTMAEKMALHYQTTFVPEVARELINSNDITIDDIIKIGTAQTERVKEKTNSANKLVFCDTDLITTKIYSQYYLNEVPQILNDLEKEICYDLYFLLDIDVEWVADHLRDFGDRRLEMFNLFKSELEKRGITYIQISGDYKTREEKIRKIVDSILV; encoded by the coding sequence ATGAAAAGAGGTTTAGTTATTGGCAAATTTATGCCCATTCATAATGGGCATATTGCGCTTATTAATTTTGCGGCTTCGCAATGCGACGAACTGATTGTATCAATGAGTTTCACTCCTGCTGACAAGATTGATCCTGTTTTACGTTTTGAATGGATCAAAGAGATTTTTAAGAATCAATCTGATGTAAAACCCACTCTTATACCTGATGATTTTGATGATGAAAGCCTGCCCATAAATGAAAGGACAAATATTTGGGCAATTAGAATGCGGGAGATATATCCTAAAATTGATATTCTTTTTAGCTCTGAGTTTTATGGCGAACCATTTGCATCAAACTTACAAGCTGAACATATCTTATTTGATGAGCCGAGAAAATCAATCCCCGTTTCGGCAACTCTAATCAGGAATCATCCTTTTCAATATTGGGAATTTATTCCAAAAGAAGTCCGCCCATATTTTGTAAAGAAAATTTGTTTCTATGGCCCAGAAAGCACAGGAAAATCGACTATGGCTGAAAAAATGGCCTTACATTATCAAACGACCTTTGTTCCAGAAGTTGCGCGCGAATTAATCAATTCGAATGATATCACAATTGATGACATTATCAAAATCGGGACAGCACAAACCGAAAGAGTTAAGGAAAAAACAAACAGCGCCAACAAGCTTGTTTTCTGTGATACCGATCTGATTACCACCAAAATTTATTCGCAATATTATCTGAACGAAGTTCCACAGATCCTGAATGATCTTGAAAAAGAAATCTGTTATGATTTATATTTTCTATTGGACATCGATGTAGAATGGGTAGCCGATCATCTCCGCGATTTTGGAGATAGGCGGCTGGAGATGTTTAATCTGTTTAAGAGTGAGCTTGAAAAGCGTGGAATAACCTACATTCAGATCAGTGGGGATTATAAAACTCGGGAAGAAAAGATCAGGAAAATTGTAGATTCGATTTTGGTTTAA
- a CDS encoding carboxypeptidase regulatory-like domain-containing protein — MKRLILLITFVFAVTVYGFAQGVTTASFIGTVKDQKGVIPGATVTAIHIPSGTKYSTLTRADGRYNLPNVRVGGPYTIKIGYVGYNELVKENLNTTIGEDLRVDASLTETSQNLADVVVKGTQDKVINSSRTGARETITRQQIDNLPTISRSLSDFTKLTPSANSTTVGGLSFGGRSGSYNNLTVDGALFNNSFGLSGSLGGQANSQPISLDAIEQIQVDIAPYDVRQGSFTGAGINTIVKSGTNNFKGSAYYYTRGTDLTGYSAGVTKIPVVDFSYNQRGLNIGGPIIKDKLFFFVSGEQERISTPATSFVASRPGVSGANVSTADASTLDRLSNYLMSKYNYATGPYENYPYKTQSDKITAKIDWNINANNTLSAKYFYLKSNRQVVASGSGIPAGLNGSRSPSSTSMPYFGSSYTINNNFNIGIVELNTRIGNNMSNKLTLGYSALRDFRESNGAELPMVDIGNGNGGILTSFGYEVFTANNLLNSDIYQFSDDFSIYAGKHEITIGTSNQLNKFLNGFAPNYNGLYYFRTADDFINNQPAVSYSYRNSALTDGSFPFAKMSSYNLSLYAQDKYQVSDNFKLTYGIRADYTYFPTKLDPNPNLAALTFQNGLQVDISKFPNKKLLFSPRVGFNYDVFGDKTTQLRGGTGIFTGQVPYVWISNQASNTGTLFSSSTVSTAGDPRLIFNPNVNANRPSPGTAAANTSYEVDAASKDFKYPQIWRTNVAIDQKLPMGIIATLEASYTKDINAVNFSNAALPNNATGLITLPGIEGQQRYTVKSTQTGTTAANPSISPFIYMQNTKKGYSYFITGQLQKSFLSGFNASVAYTYSQSKSVNDGGSTASSIWSQRAIASDANSDVLANTNFIQPNRVIASLSYKKEYFKHAATTIGLIFESANNGAFSYVSSGDINNDGGANDLVYIPQNKGDIILVPDFAGDTRTQDQIWNQLNAYITQDSYLSKHRGEFAKRNGAIMSYFKRADLHLAQDFFVGQKGKRNTLQFTLDIINLGNLLNSDWGLYQTPNIPLSTYNTAVLLAYKGLDATSGKPTYSFPYQDKANLTPYTATYKNITDQISRWQAQFGVRYIFN, encoded by the coding sequence ATGAAAAGACTTATATTATTAATAACTTTTGTGTTTGCCGTAACCGTTTACGGTTTTGCACAAGGGGTAACTACTGCATCATTTATTGGTACGGTTAAAGATCAAAAAGGGGTAATACCCGGTGCAACAGTTACCGCCATACATATTCCTTCGGGCACAAAATACTCCACCCTAACCAGGGCGGATGGAAGATATAACCTGCCCAACGTTCGTGTTGGCGGGCCATACACCATCAAAATTGGTTACGTTGGCTACAACGAACTGGTTAAAGAGAACCTGAATACGACCATTGGAGAAGACTTAAGGGTTGATGCCTCGCTTACCGAAACTTCGCAAAACCTTGCCGATGTAGTGGTAAAAGGAACGCAGGACAAAGTGATCAACTCCTCACGGACAGGCGCAAGGGAAACAATTACAAGACAACAAATTGATAATTTACCAACCATCAGCCGTTCATTATCTGATTTTACCAAATTAACGCCATCAGCAAACTCTACAACCGTTGGCGGTTTAAGTTTTGGTGGAAGAAGTGGTTCTTACAACAACTTAACGGTTGATGGAGCCTTGTTTAACAATTCGTTCGGATTGTCGGGCAGTTTGGGCGGACAGGCTAATTCTCAACCGATTTCATTAGATGCGATTGAGCAGATCCAGGTCGATATTGCACCTTATGATGTCCGCCAGGGATCTTTCACTGGAGCGGGTATTAATACCATTGTAAAATCGGGAACAAATAATTTTAAGGGTTCGGCCTATTACTATACCAGGGGAACTGATTTAACAGGGTACTCTGCCGGGGTAACCAAAATACCTGTTGTCGATTTTAGCTACAATCAACGTGGTTTAAATATCGGCGGACCGATTATTAAAGACAAATTATTCTTCTTTGTTTCGGGTGAACAGGAAAGGATCAGTACACCTGCAACTTCGTTCGTTGCATCAAGACCAGGTGTATCTGGTGCAAATGTTTCTACAGCAGATGCCTCTACACTAGATCGTTTATCGAACTATTTAATGAGTAAATACAACTATGCAACCGGTCCTTATGAAAATTATCCTTACAAAACACAAAGTGATAAAATCACGGCAAAAATAGATTGGAACATCAATGCAAACAATACCTTAAGTGCGAAATATTTCTATCTGAAATCGAACAGACAGGTTGTTGCCAGTGGCTCGGGTATTCCGGCAGGCTTAAACGGTAGCCGTTCACCTTCATCAACTTCAATGCCTTATTTCGGTTCGAGTTATACCATCAACAATAACTTCAACATCGGTATTGTGGAGTTAAACACCAGGATTGGCAATAATATGTCGAACAAATTAACGCTCGGTTATTCTGCCTTGAGAGATTTTCGCGAATCAAATGGTGCTGAATTACCAATGGTCGATATCGGTAATGGAAATGGTGGTATTTTAACCAGTTTCGGTTATGAAGTTTTTACAGCAAATAACTTGTTAAACTCCGACATTTATCAATTCTCTGATGATTTCTCGATCTATGCCGGTAAACATGAAATCACCATCGGTACCAGCAACCAGTTAAATAAATTCTTAAATGGTTTTGCCCCAAATTATAACGGCCTGTATTATTTTAGAACAGCTGATGATTTTATCAATAACCAGCCCGCGGTAAGTTATTCATACCGTAACTCTGCATTAACCGATGGATCATTTCCCTTCGCTAAAATGTCGTCATATAACTTAAGTCTATATGCACAAGACAAATACCAGGTGAGTGATAATTTCAAATTAACCTATGGTATCCGTGCCGATTATACTTATTTCCCGACCAAGCTGGATCCAAATCCAAATTTGGCTGCTTTAACCTTCCAGAATGGATTGCAGGTAGACATTTCTAAATTCCCAAACAAAAAATTATTGTTTTCTCCACGTGTAGGCTTCAATTATGATGTTTTTGGCGATAAAACTACCCAGCTACGTGGTGGTACGGGAATTTTCACCGGTCAGGTTCCTTATGTTTGGATCTCTAACCAGGCCTCTAATACCGGAACATTATTTAGCTCAAGTACCGTATCTACTGCTGGCGACCCACGTTTGATTTTTAATCCAAATGTAAATGCCAACCGTCCTTCACCTGGTACCGCAGCTGCCAATACTTCTTACGAGGTAGATGCGGCTTCGAAAGATTTTAAATATCCTCAGATCTGGAGAACAAATGTTGCGATTGACCAAAAATTACCAATGGGCATTATTGCCACTTTAGAAGCATCCTACACTAAAGATATCAATGCGGTAAATTTCTCTAATGCGGCATTACCAAACAATGCTACAGGTTTAATTACCCTTCCTGGAATTGAAGGACAACAGCGTTATACCGTAAAATCTACACAGACAGGTACTACGGCAGCAAATCCATCGATTTCGCCATTTATTTATATGCAGAATACCAAAAAAGGCTATTCTTACTTCATTACAGGTCAGTTGCAAAAATCTTTTTTAAGTGGATTTAATGCAAGTGTAGCCTATACTTACAGTCAATCGAAATCAGTAAATGACGGTGGCTCTACTGCAAGTTCAATCTGGTCACAAAGGGCAATTGCCAGCGATGCAAATTCGGATGTTTTAGCCAATACCAATTTTATTCAGCCGAACAGGGTTATTGCCTCCTTAAGCTATAAAAAAGAGTATTTTAAACATGCGGCTACTACAATTGGTTTAATCTTCGAATCGGCAAATAATGGCGCATTCAGTTATGTTTCATCTGGCGATATCAATAACGATGGCGGCGCGAACGATTTAGTTTACATCCCACAAAACAAAGGCGATATTATTTTGGTTCCTGATTTTGCTGGCGATACGCGTACCCAGGATCAGATCTGGAACCAATTGAATGCCTATATTACTCAAGACAGCTATCTTAGTAAACACAGGGGTGAATTTGCAAAGAGAAATGGCGCCATCATGTCGTACTTTAAAAGAGCAGATTTACACCTTGCACAGGATTTTTTTGTTGGTCAGAAAGGCAAGAGAAATACACTTCAGTTTACGTTGGATATCATTAACCTTGGCAACCTGTTAAATAGTGATTGGGGCTTATATCAAACACCAAATATCCCATTATCAACATACAATACCGCCGTATTGCTGGCCTATAAAGGTTTAGATGCTACATCTGGAAAACCTACTTATTCATTCCCTTATCAGGATAAGGCCAATTTAACGCCATACACCGCAACGTATAAAAATATTACCGATCAGATTTCGCGTTGGCAGGCACAATTCGGCGTGCGTTACATTTTTAATTAA
- the pyrH gene encoding UMP kinase has protein sequence MKYKRILLKLSGESLMGDKQYGIDNERVKQYAEDIKAVHDKGLEIAIVIGGGNIFRGLSAEKSGMDRAQADYMGMLATVINSMALQDALEKVGIKTRLLTAIKMEQICEPFIRRRAVRHLEKGRVVIFGAGTGNPYFTTDSAAALRAIEIKADVVLKGTRVDGIYTADPEKDPLATKYEEISFREVYDKGLNVMDMTAFTLCEENQVPIIVFDMNKHGNFMKIANGEPIGTLVK, from the coding sequence ATGAAATACAAACGCATCCTATTAAAACTTAGCGGAGAATCGCTAATGGGCGACAAACAATATGGAATTGATAATGAACGCGTTAAACAATACGCTGAAGATATCAAAGCTGTACACGATAAAGGTTTAGAAATCGCAATCGTAATTGGAGGAGGGAATATTTTTAGGGGTTTAAGCGCCGAAAAAAGTGGGATGGACAGGGCACAGGCTGATTATATGGGCATGTTGGCAACAGTTATCAACTCTATGGCCTTGCAAGATGCGTTAGAAAAAGTGGGTATTAAAACACGTTTACTTACTGCCATTAAAATGGAACAGATTTGCGAACCATTTATTCGCAGAAGGGCTGTTCGGCATTTAGAAAAAGGCCGTGTGGTTATTTTTGGTGCAGGTACCGGAAACCCATACTTCACCACCGATTCTGCTGCAGCTTTACGTGCTATCGAAATCAAAGCTGATGTTGTTTTAAAAGGAACACGTGTTGATGGAATTTATACCGCGGATCCTGAAAAAGATCCGTTAGCCACTAAATACGAAGAAATTTCTTTCAGAGAAGTTTATGATAAAGGCCTGAATGTAATGGATATGACAGCCTTTACCCTTTGCGAAGAAAACCAAGTGCCGATTATTGTGTTTGATATGAACAAACATGGCAATTTCATGAAAATCGCTAATGGCGAACCTATTGGAACCCTGGTTAAATAA
- the nagA gene encoding N-acetylglucosamine-6-phosphate deacetylase — MPKVIPNISYFQGNDLKKNQDIVIDSDIISAIKESDYKENSHSIVVPGFIDLQIYGAGNRLFSAEPSIESLNIMEDDLLKKGTTGFLACMATNSQEVFNECIQVAKQHRSTARNCLGLHLEGPFLNPKRLGAHVPAFVRKASLDEIKQLIDFGDGVIKMMTIAPEIQDDEVIQYLLDQSVVVSLGHSNATFEEATAAYNKGIQTTTHLFNAMSPIHHREPGIPTAVFSHARAMASIIADGQHVDFEVVKFAQKLLKERLFLITDAVTACSTGPYQHIQEGNKFVMPDGTLSGSSLTMLEAVKNCVIHCGISLNDAIKMGTSYPAKLIGVESLTANIAAGEQANLVVLDDALNLKEVIFKGKTV, encoded by the coding sequence ATGCCTAAAGTAATTCCCAACATCTCCTATTTTCAGGGCAACGATTTAAAAAAGAACCAAGACATCGTTATCGATAGTGATATCATTTCAGCTATTAAAGAAAGTGATTATAAAGAAAACAGCCATTCGATTGTTGTTCCAGGTTTTATAGATTTGCAGATTTATGGAGCAGGCAACAGGTTGTTTTCTGCCGAGCCAAGCATCGAATCGTTAAACATTATGGAAGATGACTTACTCAAAAAAGGAACGACTGGTTTTTTGGCCTGCATGGCAACAAACTCTCAGGAAGTTTTTAACGAATGTATCCAAGTAGCTAAACAACATCGCTCAACAGCCCGGAATTGCCTGGGTTTACATTTAGAAGGACCATTTTTAAATCCAAAACGATTAGGTGCCCATGTGCCTGCATTTGTACGAAAGGCCTCCTTAGATGAAATTAAGCAACTAATCGATTTTGGAGATGGTGTTATTAAAATGATGACCATAGCACCAGAAATCCAGGATGATGAGGTAATACAATACTTACTAGATCAAAGTGTTGTGGTTTCATTAGGACATAGCAATGCAACTTTTGAGGAAGCTACTGCTGCGTATAATAAAGGCATTCAAACCACTACACACCTCTTTAATGCCATGAGCCCCATCCACCATCGCGAACCTGGAATCCCCACCGCTGTTTTTAGTCACGCTAGGGCGATGGCCAGTATTATCGCCGATGGGCAACATGTAGACTTTGAGGTGGTTAAATTTGCACAAAAACTATTAAAAGAGCGTTTATTCCTCATCACCGATGCCGTCACAGCTTGTTCAACCGGTCCTTATCAGCATATCCAGGAAGGAAACAAATTTGTCATGCCCGATGGTACACTATCCGGCTCGTCGTTAACCATGTTAGAAGCTGTTAAAAACTGTGTAATCCACTGTGGCATCAGTTTAAATGATGCAATTAAAATGGGAACAAGTTATCCTGCCAAATTAATCGGAGTTGAAAGCTTAACGGCAAATATCGCAGCGGGTGAGCAGGCAAATTTAGTCGTGCTTGATGATGCACTAAATTTAAAAGAGGTTATTTTTAAAGGTAAAACGGTATAA
- the tsf gene encoding translation elongation factor Ts → MSTVQITAADVNKLRQQTGAGMMDCKKALLEANGDFEAAVDLLRKKGQKVSAARSGNATSEGLVSINVSADGTNGKLVALACETEPVSKVEDFRNLAQAVLAAAVANNPATTEELSAITLEDGRTVAETITELTGKIGEKIVIQEYANISGEKIVSYIHSNGKMGVLVVFEGANGVDITEAGKDVAMQIAAMNPVAVDKDGVDPATIQREIEIAKDVIRQEGKPEEMVEKIAAGKLNKFYKDSTLLNQEFVKDSSVDVRKYLDNTAKGLTVSAFKRVQLGA, encoded by the coding sequence ATGTCTACAGTACAAATTACTGCCGCTGATGTAAATAAACTACGCCAACAAACTGGTGCTGGTATGATGGATTGCAAAAAAGCATTATTAGAAGCTAATGGCGATTTCGAAGCTGCTGTTGATTTATTGCGTAAAAAAGGCCAAAAAGTATCTGCCGCTCGTTCTGGTAATGCTACTTCTGAAGGTCTGGTATCAATCAATGTTTCAGCGGATGGCACAAATGGTAAATTAGTTGCTTTAGCTTGTGAAACTGAACCAGTTTCTAAAGTTGAAGATTTCCGTAACTTAGCTCAAGCTGTTTTAGCTGCAGCAGTTGCCAACAATCCTGCTACTACTGAAGAATTATCAGCAATCACTTTGGAAGATGGACGTACAGTTGCCGAAACCATCACTGAACTAACCGGTAAAATCGGAGAGAAAATCGTTATTCAGGAATACGCAAATATATCTGGTGAAAAAATCGTTTCTTATATCCACTCTAATGGTAAAATGGGCGTTTTAGTTGTATTTGAAGGCGCTAATGGCGTAGATATTACTGAAGCTGGTAAAGATGTTGCTATGCAAATTGCTGCAATGAACCCGGTTGCTGTTGATAAAGACGGTGTTGATCCTGCTACTATTCAACGTGAAATCGAAATTGCTAAAGACGTTATCCGTCAAGAAGGTAAACCAGAAGAAATGGTTGAGAAAATTGCAGCTGGTAAATTGAATAAATTCTACAAAGACAGCACTTTATTAAACCAGGAGTTTGTTAAAGATAGTTCTGTGGATGTTCGTAAATACTTAGATAACACTGCTAAAGGGTTAACTGTATCTGCTTTCAAACGCGTACAATTAGGTGCATAA